The Mycetohabitans endofungorum genome contains a region encoding:
- the rnhB gene encoding ribonuclease HII — translation MTGRRMRAPGCGGAPAVAQRGLDFDDPADLVCGVDEAGRGPLAGPVVAAAVILNPAAPRIRGLDDSKALSPATREKLFDRIIERSLAYCVASASVDEIDTLNILHATMLAMQRAVQGLALTPALVKVDGNRCPVLSVRSEAVIGGDALVPSISAASILAKVTRDRMMHALHDEFPHYGFDAHVGYGTPRHLAALRTHGPCVHHRRSFAPVRNAYLSLGLGAMPASVVDVPPVRASASDAAADTSAQPAAWDNGRRDDSRLADDAPPC, via the coding sequence ATGACCGGACGCCGTATGCGTGCGCCTGGCTGCGGTGGCGCGCCTGCTGTTGCGCAGCGCGGGCTGGACTTCGACGATCCGGCCGACCTCGTTTGCGGCGTCGATGAAGCGGGGCGCGGGCCGTTGGCGGGTCCGGTGGTGGCCGCTGCGGTGATTCTCAATCCCGCCGCACCTCGCATTCGCGGGCTCGATGACTCCAAGGCGCTGAGTCCGGCGACGCGCGAAAAGCTGTTCGACCGAATTATTGAACGCTCACTGGCCTATTGCGTCGCGTCGGCAAGCGTCGACGAAATCGATACGCTCAATATCCTGCACGCGACGATGCTGGCGATGCAGCGTGCGGTGCAGGGCCTTGCGCTCACGCCTGCGCTGGTCAAGGTCGATGGCAACCGCTGCCCGGTGCTGTCAGTGCGATCTGAGGCGGTGATTGGTGGCGATGCACTGGTGCCGTCGATCTCTGCCGCGTCGATTCTGGCGAAGGTCACGCGGGACCGGATGATGCATGCGTTGCATGACGAGTTTCCACATTATGGATTTGACGCGCATGTGGGCTATGGCACGCCGCGGCACCTAGCTGCGCTGCGTACCCATGGGCCGTGTGTGCACCACCGGCGCTCGTTTGCGCCGGTGCGCAACGCCTATCTGAGCCTCGGGTTGGGTGCGATGCCTGCGAGCGTGGTGGACGTGCCACCGGTGCGCGCCAGCGCCAGCGACGCTGCAGCGGATACGAGCGCGCAGCCAGCCGCGTGGGACAATGGGCGGCGCGACGACAGTCGTTTGGCTGACGACGCGCCGCCATGCTGA
- the lpxB gene encoding lipid-A-disaccharide synthase — MTLHSSPVKLAMVAGEPSGDLLAASLLDGLAARLPAGTQYYGIGGPRMAAHGFDAHWPMDKLSVRGYVEALRHIPEILRIRGELKRQLLAEPPSAFIGVDAPDFNFSLEEALRHAGIPTIHFVCPSIWAWRGGRIKKIVKAVDHMLCVFPFETAILDKAGVASTYVGHPLADAIPLQPDRLSARRASGLPHEGPVVAVLPGSRRSEIELIGPTFFATMDLMHKREPSLRFIVPAPNASIRALLQPLADHYPTLPLTLTEGNAQLAMTAADAVLVKSGTVTLEAALLKKPMVISYKVPWLTGQIMQRQGYLPYVGLPNILAGRFVVPEILQHFATPEALADATLLQLNDEANRRTLVELFTEMHERLRCNTAERAAEVVVDVIDSGLSGRRPR, encoded by the coding sequence ATGACGTTACATTCGAGTCCTGTCAAGCTCGCGATGGTGGCGGGTGAGCCGTCCGGCGACCTGTTGGCGGCGTCGTTGCTCGACGGGCTCGCCGCGCGTCTTCCGGCAGGCACCCAATACTATGGGATTGGTGGCCCGCGGATGGCCGCGCACGGATTCGACGCGCACTGGCCGATGGACAAGTTGTCGGTGCGCGGGTATGTCGAGGCACTGCGCCATATCCCGGAAATCCTGCGCATCCGCGGTGAATTGAAGCGGCAGCTGTTGGCCGAGCCGCCAAGCGCGTTCATCGGCGTCGATGCGCCGGATTTCAACTTCTCGCTTGAGGAGGCGCTACGGCATGCGGGTATTCCGACGATCCACTTTGTTTGCCCGTCAATCTGGGCGTGGCGGGGCGGGCGCATCAAGAAAATCGTCAAGGCGGTCGACCACATGCTGTGCGTGTTTCCGTTTGAAACGGCGATTTTGGACAAGGCCGGCGTGGCGTCCACGTATGTCGGTCATCCGCTGGCTGACGCGATTCCGCTGCAGCCGGACCGCCTGAGCGCGCGGCGCGCGAGTGGCTTGCCCCACGAGGGACCTGTCGTCGCGGTGCTGCCGGGCAGCCGCCGTTCCGAGATCGAGTTGATCGGCCCGACGTTTTTTGCGACGATGGACCTGATGCACAAGCGCGAGCCATCGTTGCGCTTTATCGTGCCCGCGCCGAACGCGTCCATCCGCGCGCTGCTGCAGCCGCTCGCGGACCACTACCCGACATTGCCGCTGACGCTGACTGAAGGCAACGCCCAGTTGGCGATGACGGCGGCCGACGCGGTGCTGGTCAAGAGCGGCACCGTGACGCTGGAAGCCGCATTGCTGAAAAAGCCGATGGTGATCTCTTACAAGGTGCCATGGTTAACCGGGCAGATTATGCAGCGGCAAGGCTATCTGCCGTACGTCGGTTTGCCGAACATCCTGGCCGGCCGGTTCGTTGTGCCCGAGATCCTGCAGCATTTCGCGACGCCGGAGGCGCTTGCCGATGCGACGCTGCTGCAACTGAACGATGAGGCGAACCGTCGCACGCTGGTTGAACTGTTCACCGAGATGCACGAACGATTGCGCTGCAACACCGCCGAGCGTGCCGCGGAAGTGGTCGTTGACGTCATCGACTCGGGCCTGTCGGGCAGGAGGCCTCGATGA
- the lpxA gene encoding acyl-ACP--UDP-N-acetylglucosamine O-acyltransferase: MTCIHPTAIIEAGASLDDAVQIGPYAVIGAHVRIGARTMVGSHTVIEGHTTIGEDNRIGHFAALGGAPQDMKYAGEPTRLEIGDRNTIREFTTIHTGTAQDNGVTRIGDDNWIMAYVHIAHDCRVGNHTVFSSNAQIAGHVDVGDWAILGGMSGVHQFVRIGEHAFLGGASALVQDLPPYVIAAGEKAQPHGINIEGLRRRGFTADAISALRAAYRTLYKNGLSLDEAKVQLRELAGQGGDGDEPVTTFLRFIETAKRGIIR, from the coding sequence ATGACTTGTATTCATCCCACCGCGATCATCGAAGCGGGTGCGAGCCTGGACGACGCCGTCCAGATCGGCCCGTACGCGGTTATCGGCGCACACGTGCGCATCGGTGCGCGCACGATGGTCGGTTCACACACGGTCATCGAAGGCCATACGACAATCGGCGAAGACAACCGGATCGGCCATTTTGCGGCGCTCGGCGGTGCGCCGCAGGACATGAAGTACGCCGGCGAGCCGACGCGGCTCGAGATAGGCGATCGCAACACGATTCGCGAATTCACGACGATTCACACCGGTACCGCGCAGGACAACGGCGTCACCCGTATCGGCGACGATAACTGGATCATGGCGTACGTGCATATTGCTCACGACTGTCGGGTCGGCAACCATACGGTATTTTCGAGCAATGCGCAAATTGCCGGGCACGTCGACGTCGGTGATTGGGCGATCCTTGGCGGCATGTCCGGTGTGCATCAGTTCGTGCGCATCGGCGAACACGCGTTTCTCGGTGGTGCATCGGCGTTAGTGCAAGACTTGCCGCCCTATGTGATTGCGGCGGGTGAAAAGGCCCAGCCGCACGGCATCAACATCGAGGGGCTGCGCCGTCGCGGCTTCACCGCCGATGCGATTTCTGCGTTGCGGGCCGCGTACCGCACCCTTTATAAAAACGGCTTATCGTTAGACGAGGCGAAAGTGCAGTTGCGTGAGTTGGCGGGGCAGGGCGGCGACGGCGATGAGCCGGTCACGACGTTCCTGCGCTTTATCGAGACCGCCAAGCGCGGCATCATTCGCTGA
- the fabZ gene encoding 3-hydroxyacyl-ACP dehydratase FabZ: MSTEAINLDIHKILTLLPHRYPILLVDRVLELEPHKRIKALKNVTVNEPYFTGHFPTRPVMPGVLILEALAQAAALLTFAEEPHDSDNTLYYFVGIDGARFKRVVEPGDQLILNVSFERYMRGIWKFKARAEVEGTLAAEADLMCTVKQTESAA, translated from the coding sequence ATGAGCACTGAAGCAATAAACCTGGACATCCACAAGATTCTCACGCTGCTGCCGCATCGCTATCCGATCCTGCTCGTTGACCGTGTGCTGGAACTCGAACCGCACAAGCGCATTAAGGCACTGAAGAACGTGACGGTCAACGAACCGTATTTCACCGGTCATTTTCCGACGCGGCCGGTGATGCCCGGCGTGCTGATCCTCGAGGCGCTGGCGCAGGCAGCGGCGCTGCTCACGTTTGCCGAGGAGCCGCACGATTCGGACAATACACTGTATTACTTCGTCGGCATCGATGGCGCGCGCTTCAAGCGTGTCGTGGAGCCAGGCGACCAGCTGATACTGAACGTGTCGTTCGAACGGTACATGCGGGGTATCTGGAAATTCAAGGCGCGCGCCGAGGTCGAAGGGACGTTGGCGGCCGAGGCTGATCTGATGTGCACGGTCAAGCAGACGGAATCCGCCGCCTGA
- the lpxD gene encoding UDP-3-O-(3-hydroxymyristoyl)glucosamine N-acyltransferase, with the protein MSMTLTQLTQRYGGTVVGDAGRMIAGLAPLDSAGPGQLAFVANPKYLSQAGSTRAAAVLISQPDLDKLQAEHDVTGAAPGPAFVVTPNPYAYFARVAQQFAAAALPAAPAGIHPGAVVDPAAKVAASATIGPHVTIEAGAVIGERVRIDAHAFVGHGAVIGDDSRLYPNVTVYHGCQLGERVIVHSGAVIGADGFGFAPDFVGEGDEQTGEWVKIPQVGAVTVGPDVEIGANTTIDRGAMADTVIEQGVKIDNLVQIGHNCRIGAYTVIAGCAGIAGSTTIGQHCMIGGAVGIAGHVTLADRVIVTAKSGVSKSLLKPGIYTSAFPAVPHGDWNRSAALLRNIDKLRERIKTLEAALDAGHAPRGDAGE; encoded by the coding sequence ATGTCGATGACGCTAACCCAGTTGACGCAACGCTACGGCGGCACAGTCGTGGGCGACGCGGGCCGCATGATCGCGGGTCTCGCGCCGTTGGACAGCGCGGGCCCCGGCCAGCTTGCCTTCGTTGCCAATCCGAAGTATTTGTCGCAGGCCGGCTCGACGCGTGCGGCGGCGGTATTGATCAGCCAGCCGGACCTGGACAAGCTGCAAGCCGAGCATGACGTGACCGGCGCCGCGCCTGGGCCAGCCTTCGTCGTGACACCGAACCCATACGCTTATTTTGCGCGCGTTGCACAACAGTTTGCAGCGGCGGCGCTGCCGGCCGCGCCGGCCGGCATTCATCCCGGCGCGGTGGTGGACCCCGCTGCGAAGGTGGCGGCCAGCGCGACAATCGGCCCCCATGTGACGATCGAGGCAGGCGCGGTAATCGGCGAGCGCGTGCGCATCGACGCGCATGCTTTTGTCGGCCATGGTGCGGTGATCGGCGACGATTCGCGTCTGTATCCGAACGTGACCGTGTACCATGGCTGTCAGCTCGGCGAGCGCGTGATCGTGCATTCAGGTGCGGTGATCGGCGCGGACGGCTTCGGCTTTGCGCCGGACTTCGTCGGCGAAGGTGACGAGCAGACCGGCGAATGGGTGAAGATACCGCAGGTCGGCGCGGTGACGGTCGGCCCGGACGTGGAAATCGGCGCGAACACGACCATTGATCGTGGCGCGATGGCCGATACGGTCATCGAACAGGGCGTGAAAATTGACAACTTGGTGCAGATCGGGCACAACTGCCGGATCGGCGCCTACACGGTAATCGCCGGTTGCGCGGGTATCGCTGGCAGCACGACGATCGGTCAGCACTGCATGATCGGCGGCGCGGTCGGCATTGCCGGCCACGTCACGCTCGCCGATCGTGTGATCGTGACCGCGAAATCCGGGGTGTCCAAATCGCTACTCAAGCCGGGCATCTATACGAGCGCGTTTCCCGCCGTGCCCCACGGCGATTGGAACAGGAGCGCGGCGCTGCTGCGCAACATCGACAAGCTGCGCGAGCGGATCAAGACGCTCGAAGCCGCGCTTGACGCGGGCCATGCGCCGCGCGGCGACGCCGGCGAGTAG
- a CDS encoding OmpH family outer membrane protein, with protein sequence MLTRRFSRYIAMGVLAMSAGGAAVAAYAQEARIAAVDSDRILRESAPAKSAQSKLEQEFSKRDRGLQEMAQKLKAMSDNLDKNGASMSPSERQQRQRDLAQLDTDFQRKQREFREDLNQRRNEELAGVLDRANKAIRQIAEQQRYDLVVQEAVYVSPRINITDQVLKALANGTSN encoded by the coding sequence TTGCTGACCAGACGATTTTCCCGCTATATCGCAATGGGCGTGCTTGCGATGTCCGCCGGTGGCGCCGCAGTGGCCGCCTACGCGCAAGAGGCACGCATCGCGGCGGTCGATTCGGACCGCATCCTGCGCGAGTCGGCGCCGGCCAAGTCCGCGCAGTCTAAGCTTGAGCAGGAGTTCTCCAAGCGAGACCGCGGCCTGCAGGAGATGGCGCAAAAGCTCAAAGCGATGTCCGACAACCTGGATAAAAATGGTGCGTCGATGTCCCCGTCCGAGCGGCAGCAGCGGCAACGCGACCTCGCCCAGCTCGATACGGACTTCCAACGCAAGCAGCGCGAGTTTCGCGAGGACCTGAACCAGCGTCGCAACGAGGAGCTGGCTGGCGTGCTGGACCGGGCCAACAAGGCGATCCGGCAGATCGCCGAGCAGCAGCGCTATGATCTGGTGGTGCAGGAGGCGGTCTACGTGAGTCCGCGCATCAACATCACAGACCAGGTGCTGAAGGCGCTCGCCAACGGCACGTCGAATTGA